A genomic window from Halorubrum lacusprofundi ATCC 49239 includes:
- a CDS encoding DUF7283 family protein: MFETNLDATYAWIGLAMVSVATAGVVGAFPASPPPDASGVAHTIDSIADDEYPARAEHGLAANRIRLTTGSVALDGGGGTARASLRAPRITPVPTERRETTEGDGLRRVLSGVPPDAAFDDPEEFAAAAERARRGDHEWRPAPDRLTVRRVHYGEVHVTLVG; this comes from the coding sequence GTGTTCGAGACCAACCTCGACGCCACCTACGCGTGGATCGGCTTGGCGATGGTGAGCGTCGCAACCGCCGGCGTCGTCGGCGCGTTCCCGGCCTCGCCGCCGCCGGACGCGAGCGGCGTCGCACACACGATCGACTCGATCGCGGACGACGAGTATCCAGCGAGGGCGGAACACGGACTCGCCGCAAACCGTATTCGACTCACCACCGGGTCCGTCGCACTCGATGGTGGAGGCGGGACCGCGCGAGCGTCCTTACGTGCGCCGCGGATAACGCCGGTCCCGACGGAGCGACGAGAGACTACCGAGGGCGACGGTCTCCGTCGAGTGCTCAGCGGCGTTCCGCCGGACGCGGCGTTCGACGATCCGGAGGAGTTCGCAGCCGCCGCCGAGCGCGCCCGGAGAGGCGATCACGAGTGGCGTCCGGCGCCGGATCGGCTGACAGTGAGACGAGTTCATTACGGGGAGGTCCATGTCACGCTCGTCGGATGA
- a CDS encoding DUF7286 family protein — MVSVGKLSPGTNASCSGTRCRSFTVDERARVPFALIGVLLLVTSSTYAAGIADQGLIGEDRSVERAVERVDADSTAALRAAARQAAHDAAAEPVTRAPDGSAAGSEDGHGSTAVRNGSAFEDAFRIRLAIAGSEALAAVDAEVGDVTATASLPAVDGPSELAAARDRIRVEPAANGTATRVTFEGVETTATRSGRTVVERTEDRTVVVAVPTLAAHERTERFEERLNRGPVEGPGLGRQITASLYAMTWARGYGQYAGAPVENVLANRHVELSTNAGIVRTQRDVFGTSDPNARGGVARATARTGVTDLLKPTGVDEGSWTEAVLSAPTPGVRDGPGERDGSGENDTPGDQPSEDAAFEFGEERTDERTSVPVGRAADEGATRVYDDLDAIIESAYRVEARVETSTTQVVDGGRPTPPTPSPSEFTTTGDWERVDLTRTERSPIISGSGVPEGVPSGIVDPGERVSFGLETREATVKRVAVAEWERVTVERGPNGSVVDERVHRATTRDAVTDHYRVRVSVSGEHAPTDGAPDRATATFGAGDASDGPDLRDTPPIARVDLDVDTENGVDRITEDAISGGEVTRSTTVVGSRSEADRNAVAADVAALASDVRDIETEASMEDAAVGEAEPYADLADAIRDRRAELVDAPVTYDGAADRAGTAARTAYLDAVIDELESAASDRERATDGFLDRVNSAFDGPDVGDALASREAARDSGTYAIGEDGPGGAVTFEPNGSPGYLPRTTVDGEAVDGVDGTTTRPLAVRNVNYVTVPYGEVSSGVVDRILGTEDTVRVGTAGRSLLLANDALAADDDPDLRADRDALARQIDGSLDEVDGALGSTLRVRTSLSRDERRRALDEAAASYGSPGERAVAVGDGSYPDRVAAEAASVGSLSRAAEEALAANLRVATRTAAGRDAVRVPTRFVDETTSGARVLLRDRMEKAVENQAARAGKAATGKVSEKAVKELGEKWSMKPARTVGAGLPVAPVPGYWVTTVNAWRVQIRGEYPRFALRANVGTPDKRFTYVRSEGDVTVDVGGETVQLGKTEPIAFEAETVVAVAVPAGPPGVGDVDGTRDERSGGWPCPGAMGESPSGGEGKCSKP, encoded by the coding sequence GTGGTGAGCGTGGGAAAGCTATCGCCGGGAACGAACGCGTCGTGTTCCGGAACGCGGTGTCGGTCCTTCACCGTCGACGAGCGTGCACGAGTCCCGTTCGCGCTGATCGGTGTTCTCCTCCTCGTGACGAGTTCGACGTACGCCGCAGGGATCGCAGATCAGGGACTCATCGGCGAGGACCGGAGTGTGGAGCGCGCCGTCGAGCGCGTCGACGCCGATTCTACCGCCGCGCTCAGGGCCGCAGCGCGTCAGGCCGCGCACGACGCGGCCGCAGAGCCGGTGACGCGAGCGCCGGACGGATCAGCCGCCGGCTCGGAAGACGGACACGGATCAACCGCAGTCAGGAACGGATCGGCCTTCGAAGACGCGTTCCGGATCCGGCTCGCGATCGCCGGTTCCGAGGCGCTGGCAGCCGTGGACGCCGAAGTCGGTGACGTGACGGCGACGGCGTCGCTACCGGCGGTAGACGGTCCGAGTGAGCTGGCGGCGGCGCGCGATCGAATCCGCGTCGAACCCGCCGCGAACGGAACAGCGACACGGGTGACGTTCGAAGGGGTAGAAACAACCGCGACGCGGAGCGGACGCACCGTCGTGGAGCGAACGGAAGACCGGACAGTCGTGGTGGCCGTGCCGACGCTCGCGGCACATGAGCGGACGGAGCGGTTCGAGGAGCGGCTTAACCGGGGTCCGGTCGAGGGGCCGGGGTTGGGGCGCCAGATCACCGCAAGTCTCTACGCGATGACATGGGCGCGCGGGTACGGGCAGTACGCGGGCGCGCCGGTCGAGAACGTGCTCGCGAACCGCCACGTGGAGCTGTCGACGAACGCGGGGATCGTCCGGACGCAGCGTGACGTGTTCGGCACGAGCGACCCGAACGCACGCGGGGGAGTGGCGCGCGCGACGGCGCGGACCGGAGTCACCGACCTGCTCAAGCCGACCGGCGTCGACGAGGGGTCGTGGACCGAGGCCGTGCTCAGCGCGCCGACACCGGGGGTACGCGATGGTCCGGGCGAGAGAGACGGTTCGGGCGAGAACGACACCCCGGGCGATCAGCCGAGCGAGGACGCTGCGTTCGAGTTCGGAGAAGAGCGGACGGACGAACGGACTTCGGTTCCGGTCGGCCGTGCAGCCGACGAGGGGGCGACGCGCGTCTACGACGATCTTGACGCGATCATCGAGAGCGCGTATCGGGTCGAAGCACGCGTCGAGACGTCGACGACGCAGGTTGTCGACGGCGGGCGTCCGACGCCGCCGACACCCTCTCCCTCGGAATTCACGACGACCGGCGACTGGGAGCGCGTCGACCTGACACGGACAGAACGGTCGCCGATCATCTCCGGATCCGGCGTACCGGAGGGTGTCCCGTCGGGAATCGTCGACCCCGGCGAGCGTGTCTCGTTCGGCCTCGAAACCCGCGAGGCGACCGTCAAGCGCGTTGCGGTCGCGGAGTGGGAGCGAGTGACGGTCGAGCGCGGCCCGAACGGGAGCGTCGTCGACGAGCGGGTCCATCGGGCGACCACACGCGACGCGGTGACCGACCACTATCGGGTAAGGGTGTCGGTATCGGGGGAACACGCCCCGACCGACGGAGCGCCCGACCGGGCCACCGCGACGTTCGGCGCGGGCGACGCGAGCGACGGTCCGGACCTGCGCGACACGCCCCCGATCGCACGGGTCGACCTCGATGTCGACACCGAGAACGGCGTCGATCGGATCACCGAAGACGCGATCAGCGGTGGGGAGGTGACGCGATCAACGACCGTTGTCGGCTCCCGATCGGAGGCCGATCGGAACGCCGTTGCGGCCGACGTGGCCGCACTCGCGAGCGACGTGCGCGACATCGAGACCGAGGCGTCGATGGAGGATGCAGCGGTCGGCGAGGCGGAACCGTACGCCGATCTCGCCGACGCAATCCGCGACCGACGCGCGGAACTTGTCGACGCGCCGGTGACGTACGACGGAGCCGCTGATCGGGCCGGAACCGCTGCCCGCACCGCGTATCTCGACGCCGTAATCGACGAGCTCGAGTCCGCCGCAAGCGACCGCGAGCGCGCGACTGACGGGTTCCTCGACCGCGTGAACAGCGCCTTCGACGGCCCTGACGTTGGCGACGCTCTCGCCAGCCGAGAGGCCGCCCGCGATTCCGGGACGTACGCGATCGGCGAGGACGGCCCCGGCGGAGCGGTGACGTTCGAACCGAACGGCTCTCCGGGATACCTCCCGCGGACGACCGTCGACGGGGAAGCCGTCGACGGCGTGGATGGGACGACGACGCGACCGCTCGCGGTCCGCAACGTGAACTACGTCACCGTGCCGTACGGGGAGGTGTCGAGCGGCGTCGTCGATCGGATCCTCGGTACCGAGGACACGGTACGGGTCGGAACTGCGGGCCGGTCGCTCCTCCTAGCGAACGATGCGCTGGCAGCGGACGACGATCCCGACCTGCGAGCAGATCGGGATGCACTTGCCCGGCAGATAGACGGGTCGCTGGACGAGGTTGACGGGGCGCTCGGATCGACACTCCGCGTCCGGACCTCGCTGTCGCGAGACGAGCGACGCAGAGCGCTCGACGAGGCCGCCGCGAGCTACGGTTCCCCCGGCGAGCGTGCGGTTGCCGTCGGAGACGGATCCTATCCGGATCGCGTCGCCGCCGAGGCCGCAAGCGTCGGGTCGCTGTCGCGGGCGGCCGAAGAGGCGCTCGCCGCGAACTTACGCGTCGCGACGCGGACCGCGGCCGGGAGGGACGCGGTTCGGGTCCCGACCCGGTTCGTCGACGAGACGACGAGCGGAGCGCGGGTGTTGCTCAGAGACCGGATGGAAAAGGCGGTTGAGAACCAAGCGGCGCGCGCGGGCAAAGCAGCTACCGGAAAGGTGAGCGAGAAGGCTGTAAAAGAACTGGGCGAAAAGTGGTCGATGAAGCCCGCTCGAACCGTCGGCGCAGGGCTCCCAGTCGCGCCCGTTCCGGGGTACTGGGTGACGACGGTGAACGCCTGGCGCGTGCAGATCCGCGGGGAGTACCCGCGATTCGCGCTGCGCGCCAATGTGGGAACACCCGATAAACGCTTTACGTACGTCCGGAGCGAGGGCGATGTGACCGTCGACGTGGGCGGAGAGACGGTGCAACTGGGCAAGACGGAACCGATCGCGTTCGAGGCCGAGACGGTAGTCGCCGTCGCGGTCCCAGCCGGCCCGCCCGGTGTCGGCGATGTCGACGGAACTCGCGATGAGCGGTCAGGGGGATGGCCATGCCCCGGCGCGATGGGGGAATCGCCGTCGGGCGGCGAGGGGAAGTGTTCGAAGCCGTGA
- a CDS encoding type II secretion system F family protein encodes MTGPDSDLDGAARRSATDDGEGSAELRRAIAFLGWEATSARVIETGYWAGVGVGLTCAVVVAFVSGPVPGLLSGLAGGLGATHIAHRGPVWLASLRRTRALGAAPGLVGRLVLRMRLDPSTERAVRFAARTGDGPLADGLARHERANTDGPTSGLRAFAREWQPWFPAIDRAAALVRTAASAPPERRGRCLDRALDATISGTTDRLAAFVGEVRSPVSALYAFGVLLPLALIALLPAAAATGVPIGPGVVAALYLGVLPAGLLAASAWLLSRRPVAFAPPSIDEDHPDVPERGTHAAVAGLGTGAIAAVVTARFVSGWAAPVAGVGVGAGVALFVAVHRRRAVLSNVRAVERSLPDAMTVIGGDVAEGVAVETAIANAGERLDGATGELFERAGRRSDTLRVDVREAFLGRGGPAVPVPSPRVQGAVALLAVAGREGRPAGDVLLELADQLEELRELENDARRQLATVTGTLTNTAAVFAPLVGGATVALATGIDAVDAGGLGAGATAGADALGGAGGVGDPGTVGAEASGTTSGAGAKSDSASALSVPVLGQIVGAYVLILAALLTALATGLERGFDRTLVAYRVGIALPTAAATYLVAFLGAGLLL; translated from the coding sequence ATGACTGGTCCGGATAGCGATCTCGACGGCGCTGCGCGACGCAGTGCGACGGACGACGGTGAGGGGTCGGCCGAGCTCCGTCGAGCGATCGCGTTCCTCGGATGGGAGGCGACGAGCGCGCGTGTGATCGAAACGGGATATTGGGCCGGCGTGGGAGTCGGTCTCACCTGCGCCGTCGTCGTCGCGTTCGTCTCTGGACCCGTTCCCGGCTTGTTGTCCGGACTGGCGGGCGGTCTCGGAGCCACGCACATCGCCCATCGGGGCCCAGTGTGGCTTGCCTCGCTCCGGCGGACCAGAGCGCTCGGGGCCGCGCCCGGACTCGTCGGACGGCTCGTGTTGCGAATGCGGTTGGACCCGTCGACGGAGCGTGCCGTTCGATTCGCCGCACGGACTGGCGACGGACCGCTGGCCGACGGCCTCGCGCGCCACGAGCGAGCGAACACCGATGGACCGACCAGCGGGCTCCGGGCGTTCGCCCGCGAGTGGCAGCCGTGGTTTCCGGCCATCGATCGGGCAGCGGCGCTCGTCCGAACGGCGGCATCAGCGCCGCCCGAGCGTCGAGGGCGGTGTCTGGACCGCGCGCTCGATGCAACAATTTCCGGAACGACGGACCGACTTGCCGCCTTCGTCGGGGAAGTCCGCAGCCCCGTCTCGGCGCTGTACGCGTTCGGGGTGTTGCTTCCCCTTGCGCTCATTGCTCTCCTTCCGGCGGCTGCCGCGACGGGCGTCCCAATCGGTCCCGGCGTCGTCGCGGCGCTGTACCTCGGCGTGCTGCCGGCGGGACTGCTCGCGGCGTCGGCATGGCTGCTCTCCCGTCGCCCGGTCGCGTTCGCGCCCCCGAGTATCGACGAAGACCACCCGGATGTCCCGGAGAGAGGAACTCACGCCGCGGTCGCCGGATTGGGAACCGGAGCCATCGCCGCCGTCGTTACAGCGCGGTTCGTCTCCGGATGGGCCGCTCCGGTCGCAGGGGTCGGCGTCGGAGCCGGCGTCGCGCTGTTCGTTGCCGTTCACCGCCGCAGAGCGGTGCTGTCGAACGTCCGTGCCGTCGAGCGCTCCCTCCCAGACGCGATGACGGTGATCGGCGGCGACGTGGCCGAGGGCGTCGCCGTCGAGACCGCAATTGCGAACGCCGGCGAACGACTCGACGGCGCCACTGGGGAGCTGTTCGAGCGCGCTGGACGGCGGAGCGACACGCTCCGCGTCGACGTTCGGGAGGCGTTCCTCGGCCGGGGCGGTCCGGCGGTTCCGGTTCCGTCGCCGCGGGTGCAAGGCGCGGTCGCGCTGCTCGCCGTCGCCGGGCGTGAGGGGCGTCCCGCGGGCGACGTGCTGCTCGAACTCGCCGACCAGTTGGAGGAGCTGCGCGAGCTCGAAAACGATGCGCGACGACAGCTCGCGACCGTGACGGGAACGCTGACGAACACCGCGGCGGTGTTCGCGCCGCTCGTCGGCGGGGCGACAGTCGCGTTGGCCACCGGAATCGACGCGGTCGACGCTGGGGGACTCGGCGCCGGAGCGACGGCCGGCGCAGACGCGCTCGGCGGTGCCGGTGGTGTCGGTGACCCGGGCACAGTCGGTGCCGAAGCGAGCGGAACGACGAGCGGGGCGGGTGCAAAATCGGACAGCGCCAGCGCACTCTCGGTGCCCGTGCTCGGACAGATCGTCGGCGCGTACGTGTTGATCCTCGCGGCGCTGCTCACTGCGTTAGCGACAGGACTCGAACGCGGGTTCGACCGGACCCTCGTCGCCTATCGGGTTGGAATCGCGCTCCCGACCGCGGCCGCGACGTACCTCGTCGCTTTCCTCGGTGCCGGACTGCTGCTGTAG
- a CDS encoding DUF7285 family protein has protein sequence MSRSSDERFLRGEGTESRAAVEPIAALVAVLAVGAALGLYVGALDDAAPDRERPTAEATLDRVEPAVTTGGVVDPERLRGVGEFRFGATVEIQADGETWTVRSGDEAPVAEAARGTDAVAVAERPVTVSVEPGRNIRGTLRAVVYR, from the coding sequence ATGTCACGCTCGTCGGATGAGCGGTTCCTCCGCGGGGAGGGGACCGAGAGCCGCGCCGCGGTCGAGCCGATCGCCGCCCTGGTTGCCGTGCTCGCCGTCGGAGCGGCGCTCGGGTTGTACGTCGGCGCGCTCGACGACGCGGCGCCAGATCGAGAGCGTCCGACCGCCGAAGCGACGCTCGATCGGGTCGAGCCGGCGGTGACGACGGGCGGCGTCGTCGATCCGGAACGGTTGCGCGGTGTCGGCGAGTTCCGGTTCGGCGCAACCGTCGAGATCCAGGCCGACGGCGAGACGTGGACGGTCCGGTCCGGCGACGAGGCGCCGGTAGCAGAGGCCGCTCGGGGCACAGACGCAGTCGCGGTCGCCGAGCGGCCGGTAACGGTTAGCGTCGAGCCGGGACGGAACATCCGCGGAACGCTTCGGGCGGTGGTGTACCGGTGA
- a CDS encoding NAD-dependent epimerase/dehydratase family protein, with product MRVVVVGCGYVGLELARQLAERGHAVTGVRRSDAGLDAIESVGEAVDGGRDLGEVDAVRADATDPASLDALPEADTVVFAASSGGRGAAAAREVYVDGLRNVIEAYGSRVETPDRLIYTSSTGVYGDHDGAWVDEETPIEPTTDKTRVLAAAERIALETAAEFGIDGTVARFAGLYGPNRYRLERYLDGPVTAGYLNMVHRDDAAGAVRYLLEADCARGDAVLVVDDEPIDKHAFADWLADACGVPRPAKRSKADQIANGDLSAAAERRIRTSKRCSNDRLRALGYEFTYPTFREGYRDAVRTFRAASE from the coding sequence ATGAGGGTCGTCGTCGTCGGCTGCGGCTACGTCGGCCTCGAACTCGCCCGACAACTCGCCGAGCGCGGCCACGCCGTGACGGGCGTCCGGCGATCGGACGCCGGGCTGGACGCGATCGAGTCGGTCGGAGAGGCGGTAGACGGCGGCAGAGATCTGGGCGAAGTGGACGCCGTCCGCGCGGACGCGACCGATCCGGCGTCGCTCGACGCGCTCCCCGAGGCGGACACGGTCGTGTTCGCGGCCAGCTCCGGCGGTCGCGGCGCCGCGGCCGCCCGCGAGGTGTACGTCGACGGCCTCCGGAACGTGATCGAGGCGTACGGATCGCGGGTGGAGACGCCAGACAGGCTCATCTACACCTCGTCGACGGGCGTGTACGGCGACCACGACGGCGCGTGGGTCGACGAGGAGACGCCGATAGAGCCCACGACCGACAAGACCCGCGTCCTCGCAGCGGCGGAACGGATCGCGCTAGAGACGGCGGCCGAGTTCGGGATCGACGGGACGGTTGCACGGTTTGCGGGGCTGTACGGCCCGAACCGCTACCGGCTTGAGCGCTACCTCGATGGACCGGTCACAGCCGGATACCTCAACATGGTCCACCGCGACGACGCCGCCGGGGCGGTCCGGTACCTCCTCGAAGCGGACTGTGCTCGCGGCGACGCCGTCCTCGTCGTCGACGACGAGCCGATCGACAAGCACGCGTTCGCGGACTGGCTGGCCGACGCGTGCGGCGTGCCGCGGCCGGCGAAGCGGTCGAAAGCGGATCAGATCGCGAACGGTGATCTCTCCGCCGCGGCCGAACGGCGGATCCGGACCAGCAAGCGCTGCTCGAACGACCGCCTGCGGGCGCTCGGCTACGAGTTCACCTATCCGACCTTTCGCGAGGGGTACCGCGACGCGGTGCGGACGTTCAGAGCGGCGAGCGAGTGA
- a CDS encoding DHH family phosphoesterase, producing the protein MWSLSVTDDRLSQAEAMARESPEFVVAAAVVAIVAIVGAYVLFRVRRTPGVKFHRLLAERDEIAVLMHPNPDPDAMSAALGVASLAEQLDVDATVQYPGQIRHQENRAFRTVLDLELDPIEHVSDLAAESIVLVDHNEPRGFAGADGVLPLAVVDHHPGDGAGEAFTDVRTDYGATASVVAEYFQQNDATPVPPDKHASETDSDLTLPTDTATGLLYGILTDTKHLTVGASESDFAAAAYVYPGVDQDRLDRIANPAVDAEVLEVKARAIAGRQIEGSFAVADVGGVNNVDAIPQAADELIQLEGVSAVVVIGERDGTVHLSGRSRDDRVHMGNAIGSVLSDLDNGNGGGHSRMGGGTVAPTIDPAGDEEPETVDRDALTDDLFRALAGDV; encoded by the coding sequence ATGTGGTCTCTGAGCGTGACCGACGACCGACTTTCGCAGGCGGAGGCGATGGCTCGAGAGAGCCCGGAGTTCGTCGTCGCGGCCGCGGTCGTCGCGATCGTCGCGATCGTCGGCGCGTACGTGCTGTTCCGCGTTCGCAGGACGCCCGGCGTTAAGTTCCACCGCCTGTTGGCTGAGCGCGATGAGATCGCGGTGCTGATGCACCCGAACCCGGATCCGGACGCGATGTCGGCGGCGCTCGGCGTCGCCTCGCTCGCGGAGCAGCTCGACGTCGACGCGACGGTACAGTACCCCGGACAAATCCGTCATCAGGAGAACCGGGCGTTCCGCACGGTGCTTGACTTGGAGCTGGACCCGATCGAACACGTGAGCGATCTGGCCGCCGAGTCCATCGTGCTAGTCGATCACAACGAGCCGCGGGGGTTCGCCGGTGCCGACGGCGTGCTTCCGCTCGCTGTCGTCGACCACCATCCCGGTGATGGCGCCGGCGAGGCGTTCACTGACGTACGAACCGACTACGGCGCGACGGCCTCGGTAGTTGCGGAGTACTTCCAGCAAAACGACGCGACACCGGTGCCGCCGGACAAGCACGCAAGCGAGACGGACAGCGACCTCACGCTCCCCACCGACACGGCGACCGGGCTCTTGTACGGGATTCTCACCGACACCAAACATCTCACGGTCGGCGCGAGCGAGTCCGACTTCGCGGCCGCGGCGTACGTGTACCCCGGCGTCGATCAGGACCGGCTCGACCGGATCGCCAACCCGGCGGTCGATGCGGAGGTGCTGGAGGTGAAAGCGCGGGCCATCGCGGGCCGCCAGATCGAGGGGTCGTTCGCGGTCGCCGACGTCGGGGGCGTGAACAACGTCGACGCGATCCCGCAGGCAGCCGACGAGCTGATCCAACTGGAGGGAGTCAGTGCCGTCGTGGTCATCGGAGAGCGCGACGGGACGGTTCATCTCTCCGGCCGGTCACGGGACGACCGCGTCCACATGGGCAACGCCATCGGATCGGTCCTGTCCGACCTCGACAACGGCAACGGCGGCGGCCACTCGCGGATGGGCGGCGGAACGGTCGCTCCGACGATCGATCCGGCGGGTGACGAGGAACCGGAGACCGTGGACCGCGACGCGCTCACAGACGACCTGTTCCGTGCGCTGGCGGGCGACGTGTAA
- a CDS encoding DUF5791 family protein yields the protein MFHEVVADGATGVESGAGETQSGETEDGESTDTDEVTAAALLASFETLLSEAAAEVGRDRLVDETGLDGGVIDAAVDGDATEIRLEDGAAIVAVSTDRDGDAVVAEVRDHLLMGMATAVLDVDTIAAAIDADLTGQEVQQALEGRAPMTLGQLAEIMAVIERRKS from the coding sequence ATGTTTCACGAGGTCGTCGCCGACGGCGCGACGGGAGTCGAGAGCGGCGCGGGAGAGACGCAGAGCGGAGAGACTGAGGACGGCGAGTCGACCGACACGGACGAAGTGACCGCTGCGGCGCTGTTGGCGTCGTTTGAGACGCTGCTGAGCGAGGCGGCCGCGGAGGTCGGCCGCGACCGACTCGTCGATGAGACGGGGCTCGATGGAGGTGTCATCGACGCTGCCGTTGACGGCGACGCCACGGAGATTCGGCTCGAAGACGGAGCCGCAATCGTCGCCGTATCGACCGACCGCGACGGCGACGCAGTCGTCGCCGAGGTCCGCGACCACCTACTGATGGGGATGGCGACGGCGGTGCTCGACGTGGACACGATTGCCGCCGCGATCGACGCGGATCTCACCGGACAGGAGGTCCAGCAGGCGCTTGAGGGGCGCGCTCCGATGACGCTCGGGCAGCTGGCGGAGATCATGGCGGTCATCGAGCGACGGAAGTCATGA
- a CDS encoding DUF7284 family protein yields the protein MTSTVLDVTVLLLCVSASVVALGAADSDRRAAGPEVAEVADLIVTETVTVTYASAEAPNGTRTVHATRAELLALVAAENEGGGGKRAAREAFESEALAAIDRGIGPRTRVDAEVRTLDETEDEAEGETGAPSPGIVVRTPRWASNGSVAPTTGGTGIPWRIDRRHGEAGSPETEDPTAGSESPDPVTVGSEPPRGADVTVAVITHPAPNAADAAKSVRIVIRRW from the coding sequence GTGACCAGCACTGTACTCGACGTGACGGTGCTTCTCCTTTGTGTCTCCGCGAGCGTCGTCGCGCTCGGTGCGGCTGATAGCGACCGCAGGGCGGCGGGACCCGAAGTCGCCGAGGTCGCCGATCTGATAGTGACGGAAACAGTAACGGTGACGTACGCGTCAGCAGAGGCGCCGAACGGAACCCGGACGGTCCACGCGACGCGCGCCGAGCTGCTGGCGCTGGTGGCGGCCGAAAACGAAGGAGGCGGCGGGAAACGTGCGGCGAGGGAGGCGTTCGAGTCCGAAGCGCTGGCCGCTATCGATCGGGGGATCGGACCGCGGACGCGGGTCGACGCGGAAGTGAGAACGTTGGACGAGACTGAAGACGAAGCCGAGGGCGAAACGGGGGCTCCTTCGCCCGGCATCGTGGTCAGAACACCGCGCTGGGCGTCGAACGGGTCTGTGGCGCCGACGACGGGCGGAACAGGAATCCCGTGGCGTATCGATCGGAGACACGGAGAGGCCGGTAGCCCCGAAACGGAAGACCCGACTGCCGGGTCCGAGTCGCCGGACCCAGTCACCGTCGGGAGCGAGCCGCCGCGGGGCGCCGATGTCACAGTCGCGGTGATCACGCACCCGGCACCGAACGCCGCGGACGCCGCCAAATCGGTCAGAATCGTGATTAGGAGGTGGTGA